In Buchnera aphidicola (Hyadaphis tataricae), the genomic stretch AAGCATAAGTTTCTAAGTTTAATTGACCAGAAACGGTCAAAAAAGATTCTTTTCCAAAAAAATCTTTTTTAAAATCGATAGATCCATCTTGATTTTTAGGGATGTTATTCATGTCTAAAGTGGAAACACGAAACATTTCTCCGGTACCTTCAGTATTGAACCCCGTAATAATCGGAGTAGGTACCCAATAATAATATTTTTTAGAAAAAAAACTATGTAAAGATTGCAATATGTAACTTCTGATACGTACTATTACACCTATTAAATTTGTTCTAGACCTTAGATGAGCCACTTCTCTTAAATATTCCATGCTATGTTTTTTAGGAGATATAGGATAAGTATCTGGATTTTTAATTGTACCTAATATTTTGATTTCAGTGGCTTGAATTTCATATTTTTGATTTTTTCCTGAAGATAGCACTATTTTCCCAGTAACTATAACAGAAAACCCAACCGTCAAATGTAAGATATCTTTATAATAATTAGGTAAAGAATTATCAGCGATTACTTGAATAGAATAAAAACATGAACCATCATAAATTATAATAAAAGAAAAACCAGATTTCGAATCTCGTCGAGCTCTAACCCATCCACATACAGTAATGAAACTATTGATTATAATATCATCATTATATATTTCTGATATTGATACTGTATTCATACATGCTTTCCTTTTGACTCATCTAAAAAAATTTTTTTATTATATAACTTATAATATATCAACTTATTTATCTAGATCATTTCGTTAAAGAACTTTTCTTTAATTATTTAAAAATTAATTAAATAATATTGTTGTATTTAATTTATTGATAAATTGAACATTCTTTATCGATTTTTGTATCTTTGTATTTTTTAAACGGAATGTTAAATTCTTTACATAATTTTTCTAAAAATTTTTTACTTAAACAAAATGTTTTTCCTGGACTATCTGATAATTTTGCAACCGGTTTACCATTGCATTTTACTAATTTTATTACTATATTTAATGGTTTTACATATGGAATATCGCATGTTAATTGTGTTCCTATTCCAAAAATTACATTAGTTCTACGATTAAATTTTTGATAAAGAGATATAATTTTTTGAAAATTTAAATTGTCTGAAAACAATAATACTTTAGTACGAGGATCAATGCCTAAATTTTCATAATGTTTTATAGCTTTCTCACCCCATGTTACTGGATCTCCTGAATCATGTCGTATTCCTTTATATGAAGAAGTAAAATAAAAATTAAAATCACGCAAAAAAGAGTTCATATTAATAGAATCTGTTAACGCTATATTTAAATCGTTTTTATATTGACACAACCATATTTGTAATGCTAGAATTTGGCTGTTTTTTAAATCGGCACTAATTTGCTGATGAGCTTGAAACCATTCATGAGCTTGAGTACCAATTGGTGACAAATTTAACATACGAGATATATGATAATTGCTTGAACCTACCAAAAAAGGAAATTCTTTTTTTAACGTTTGAATAACAGAATATTGCACTTGATAAGAAAATCTTCTTCGTGTTCCAAAATCAACGATTTTTAAATGCGATAAATCTATAGATTTTGTAGCATTAAAAAAATTTTTTAATTTAACGTGTAAATGTTTTATTGCACTTGTAGTGGTAATTTCTGGAGAACAATTAGCATGAAAAATTTCACTAATCAAAGCTAAAATAGGAACTTCCCATAATATTACTTCTTTCCAAGAGCCGCTAATACGAATTTTTAGCTGACCTTGATAATTATTAATTGTTACTTGAGAAACATCATAACGAAAACTTTTCAACCAACTTAAATATTCTTGTTTAAAAAATGAAAAAGATTTCATATAAATATATTCTTCATCATTCAAATATAAATGTCTCATCATTTTAATTTGTTCTGATAAAACACCAGAATAACAACCTAAAAAATTATCCCCTCTACAAATAAAATCAGCAACTACATCTACATTTTTATAATGATAAAAAACTGCTTGTTGCATATAAAACTTATATACATCAGTATCAAGTAATGTTTTTAATATTGGGTAATTATATTGTTTCATAGTATATTTGATTTTTTATTATACTGTTTTATTTTTTAATATTTAACTAAACAATAATATTGTGTTTGATAATAAATATTTAAATATTAATTAATAAATAAAAATTGCTTTGCTGATTGAAAAAATATAGCATAAAAACAAACGTGATTAAATTTTTTATAAAATCACACTGTATAAATTGAAAAATATATCATTACATAACCAAATAAAGTAGAACATTTTTATGCGATTCATTATGATAAACGTTTATATATTTTTCTACATGAAAAAGGAATTATAATGTTTTATTATTTCATTCGTAAACTATTATTTTTAATAGATCCAGAAAAAGCTCACATGTTCACGTTAAAGCAACTTCGCTCCAAAAAAATACAATTCTTAAAAAATTTTTTTTTAAGCCTAAAATCATCTCAAAAAATATAATATGTATGGGGTTAAATTTCAGTAATAAATTAGGAAATGCAGCCGGAATAGATAAAAATGGTGAGTATATAAACGTCTTATCTCAAATAGGATTTGGATTTATCGAGGTAGGAACTGTGACTCCATTACCGCAATATGGCAATGCTAAACCAAGATTATTTAGGATTATTCCTGCAGAAGGCCTTATCAATAGAATGGGATTTCCTAATTTAGGAGTGGACAATTTAGTTAAAAATATACAACAGGCGCGTTTTCAAGGAATTCTTGGTATAAATATAGGAAAAAACAAAAATACTAGCATCAAAAACGCTGTTAAAGACTATTTAATTTGTATAGAAAAAACATATCTCTATGCCAGTTATATTGCTATTAATATTTCATCTCCTAATACTCATGATTTAACACAATTGCAATACGGAAAAATATTTCAAAATTTGTTATATGCAATTAAAAAAAAACAAAGCGAATTGCACAAAAAATATTTAAAATATGTTCCAATAGCAATTAAAATTTCACCAGATCTTTCCACAAAAGAATTATATCATATTGCTACAGAACTGATTAGACATGAAATAGATGGTATTATTGCGACAAATACAACATTAGATCATTCTTCAATAGTCGGTTTAACTAATAGCACAGAAAAAGGCGGTTTAAGTGGATTACCCTTACAAAAAAAAAGCACCAAAATAATTAACACATTGTCAAAAATTTTAAAGAACCAAATCCCTATTATTGGAGTAGGAGGTATCAATTCAATTGATTCTGCCAAAGAAAAAATACAATCAGGAGCAACTTTAATACAAATTTACTCTGGACTGATATATCAAGGACCACAAATTATTAGAAGTATTGTTGAAAAAACATGATCTTATTTGATAATTTATAAATTATATATCAAATATCACATATTTTATCAAAAACAATTAATTTTTAAAAAATATTTAAAATATTTAACATAAATTCAAAAAAAAATTAACAAAATATATCATTCTTATTATATCATTTTGTAAACAATATAATGTAATTACTTAAAAAAAATAAAAAAATGAATTATTTATTTGCAAGTACCAATTTTGGCACTGAAAAAATGTTAGGAAAAGAACTGTTAGATTTAGGTGTTGAAAAAATTGACAGTACACATGGTGGTGTCTATTATCAAGCTGATGAATTGTTATTGTATAAAACTTTAATGTGGAGTCGTATTGCATCAAGAATTTTTTTATGTATAAAACGATTTAGCATTTATAACATTAAAGATCTTTATAATAATGTATATAATATTGAATGGAATGATTTCTTTTATACACATAATACTTTTTTGATTAATTTTAAAGGTACTAACAATATTATTCGCAATAGTTTATTCGGAAGTTTGACAGTAAAAGATGCTATTGTAGATAAGTTTAAAAAAAACTTCTCTTCACGTCCCAATGTCGATCTTATTAATCCTAATATTCGTATTCGAGTATGTTTATACGAAAATAACAAAATAAATGTTATGCTAGATTTAAGTGGTGATGCATTACATAAAAGAGGATATCGTCGTTTTGTTCACGCTACTCCAATTAAAGAAAATCTAAGTGTAGCAGCAATATTACAATCAGGTTGGAAACATAATACTCCAATCATAGATCCTATGTGTGGATCAGGAACTTTAGTAATCGAAGCAGCCATGATTGCTTGCAATAGAGCTCCTGGTTTGAACAGATTAATTTGGGGATTTCAATTTTGGAAAGGATACAAAAAAGATATATGGGAAAAAATTTATCAAGATGCAGAAAAAAAATTTCAAATTGGAATAAAATTATGCTCAAAAAATTATTTTTTAGGATACGATTATAACGCTGAAATCATAAAAAAAGCCAAAATCAATGCATTGTATGCTGGTGTATCAAAAATAACTCAATTTTTTACAAAAAACTTAAATAATCTTAAGAACATATATAACAAAGAAGAAATTGGTACATTATTGAGTAATGCACCATACGGTGAAAGAAATCACACTGAAAGTCAACTAGTAGGACTTTATATACAATTAGGAATCGTATCAAAAAAATATTTTCATAATTGGACATTATCAATTTTCAGTGCATCAAAATTTTTATTACAATTCATACAAATGAGAGCAAATCAAGAATACTGTTTAAAAAATGGCGCACTTAATTGTTTTCAAAACAATTACCATATCTATTCTAATCAATTAAATATTGAAAACAAAGAATATCAAAATAGATTAAAAAAAAATGTCCAAAAGTTAGAAAAATGGAAAAATATAGAAAAAATAGAATGTTTCCGCATATATAATGCTGATTTACCAAATTATAATATAATTATAGATATATATAAAAAATGGATGGTTGTACAAGAATATCAAGCTCCAAATATAATTAACTTTAATAAAACACATAAAAGATTGTGTCACGCTATTTATTATGCTAAAGAAATATTATCTATTGAAATCAATAACATCATATTAAAAATTAGAAAAAAAAATAAAAATCATGCGCAATATTCAAAACTATTTCAGCAAAATAACTTTATTCAAGTTAAAGAATATTCTGCAAAATTTTTAATAAATTTAGTAGATTACTTAGATACTGGTTTATTTTTGGAAAAACGTTTAATAAGAAAATTAATCGGCAACATGTCTAAAGGAAAAGATTTTTTAAATTTATTTTCATATACTGGAACTGCTACCGTATATGCTGGATTAGGACAAGCAAAAAGCACTACTAGTATAGATATCTCTAAAACTTATATTACATGGTCTAAACGTAATATGTTTATCAATAATTTAAACAATAATCATCAACATCATTTTATTCAAACAGATTGTGTAGATTGGATTAAAAATACTAAC encodes the following:
- the pncB gene encoding nicotinate phosphoribosyltransferase, giving the protein MKQYNYPILKTLLDTDVYKFYMQQAVFYHYKNVDVVADFICRGDNFLGCYSGVLSEQIKMMRHLYLNDEEYIYMKSFSFFKQEYLSWLKSFRYDVSQVTINNYQGQLKIRISGSWKEVILWEVPILALISEIFHANCSPEITTTSAIKHLHVKLKNFFNATKSIDLSHLKIVDFGTRRRFSYQVQYSVIQTLKKEFPFLVGSSNYHISRMLNLSPIGTQAHEWFQAHQQISADLKNSQILALQIWLCQYKNDLNIALTDSINMNSFLRDFNFYFTSSYKGIRHDSGDPVTWGEKAIKHYENLGIDPRTKVLLFSDNLNFQKIISLYQKFNRRTNVIFGIGTQLTCDIPYVKPLNIVIKLVKCNGKPVAKLSDSPGKTFCLSKKFLEKLCKEFNIPFKKYKDTKIDKECSIYQ
- the rlmKL gene encoding bifunctional 23S rRNA (guanine(2069)-N(7))-methyltransferase RlmK/23S rRNA (guanine(2445)-N(2))-methyltransferase RlmL, whose product is MNYLFASTNFGTEKMLGKELLDLGVEKIDSTHGGVYYQADELLLYKTLMWSRIASRIFLCIKRFSIYNIKDLYNNVYNIEWNDFFYTHNTFLINFKGTNNIIRNSLFGSLTVKDAIVDKFKKNFSSRPNVDLINPNIRIRVCLYENNKINVMLDLSGDALHKRGYRRFVHATPIKENLSVAAILQSGWKHNTPIIDPMCGSGTLVIEAAMIACNRAPGLNRLIWGFQFWKGYKKDIWEKIYQDAEKKFQIGIKLCSKNYFLGYDYNAEIIKKAKINALYAGVSKITQFFTKNLNNLKNIYNKEEIGTLLSNAPYGERNHTESQLVGLYIQLGIVSKKYFHNWTLSIFSASKFLLQFIQMRANQEYCLKNGALNCFQNNYHIYSNQLNIENKEYQNRLKKNVQKLEKWKNIEKIECFRIYNADLPNYNIIIDIYKKWMVVQEYQAPNIINFNKTHKRLCHAIYYAKEILSIEINNIILKIRKKNKNHAQYSKLFQQNNFIQVKEYSAKFLINLVDYLDTGLFLEKRLIRKLIGNMSKGKDFLNLFSYTGTATVYAGLGQAKSTTSIDISKTYITWSKRNMFINNLNNNHQHHFIQTDCVDWIKNTNKKFDLIFINPPTFSNSKKMKKHFDIKKDYLNLIKNLKSILRKNGSIIFSSSTHNFNFQSDEIKKIQLYAKNITKKMQCKDYINDSNLHHSWIIKHLP